In Phycisphaerales bacterium, the genomic window TACGCCGTCAGCCGCTCCTGGCACGCCATCCGTCGCTCTCGGTACGCCGTCCATTGCTCACGGCACGCCATGAGGCTCGCCGCGTGCGCGTGGCATCGGGCCCGGCGGGCCTGGCGGGTTCACCGGGGCGGCCGGCGGGCGGGCCCCTACCCTGTCCACCCATGAGCCAGACACCCGACAGCCCCCAGGCCGGCACCGACTTCCTCGCCTCCATGGACGCCCTCCAGGCCGACGGCCTGGCCGAACTCGACGCCGTGGGCGACGCCGCGGCGCTCGAGGCCTGGCGGGTGGCGTTCCTGGGCTCCAAGGGCCGGCTCAAGGCGGCGATGGCGGGCATGAAGGACGTGCCAAAGGAGGACAAGCCCGCCGCGGGCCAGAAGGCCAACGCGGTGAAGACGGCGCTGGAGGACGCGTTCGAGGGCCGCAAGGCGGCACTCTCGGGCGGTGGGAGCGCCGGTGGTGCGATCGTGGATCTCACCGAGCCGGGCCTGCACACGGCCAGCGCCCAGGGGCGGCGGCACATCCTGATGCGGGTGCGGGCCGAACTGGTGGAGGTGTGCGCGCGGCTGGGCTTCGCGGTGGCCAGCGGGCCCGAACTGGAGGACGACGAGCATAATTTCGTGAAGCTCAACATCCCCGCCGACCACCCGGCCCGCGACCCGATCGACAACTTCTACGTTGATGATCCATCGAAGACCGAGCGGCCGCGCATGCTGCGCAGCCAGACCTCGACGGTGCAGATCCGCACGATGGAGCGCGCGGTGAAGGAAGGCTGGGGGCCACCCTTGAAGGTCATCAGCCCCGGCCGCGTGTACCGGCCCGACACGGTCGACGCGACGCACACGTTCATGTTTCACCAGTTGGAAGGTTTGTACATCGACGAGGGCGTGTCGATGGTGGACCTCAAGACGACGCTGCTCCAGTTCGCCGAGGCGTACTTCGGCACCGGCGCCCAGATCCGCCTGCGGCCAAGCTTCTTCCCGTTCACCGAGCCCAGCGCCGAGTTCGACATGATGATTGCCCTGCGCCCCGGCGACGAGCCCAGGTGGATCGAGCTGGGCGGCTGCGGCATGGTCGACCCCAACGTGCTCCAGGCGTGCGGCATCGACCCGGAACGCTGGAGCGGCTTCGCCTGGGGCTTCGGCATCGAGCGGCTGGCGATGGGCAAGTACGGGATTCCGGATATCCGGATGTTGTTCGAGAACGACCTCAGGTTCTTGAAGCAGTTCTAAACGTTCTCTCACGCGCTGCGCGCGGCCGTGGGCGGGTTGTAGACTGGGCCAATGGACGGCCTGCTCGAATCCGGCTTCTTCCAATCGTGGGCCGACGCCGCGATGACGACGCTGGGCTTCTTCTGGATGGCCCTTTGGGCGTTTTGCCTGGGCTACTGCATCAGCTCGATGATCCAGGTGTTCGTGACGCACGAGCGCATGCGGCGGACGATGGGCACGGCCGGCCCGCGCTCGATGGCGCTGGCGACGTTCTTTGGCTTTGTCTCCAGCTCGTGCAGCTTCGCGGCGCTGAGCGCCACGCGGGCGCTCTTCCAGAAGGGCGCGGGGCTGGCGCCGGCGCTGGCTTTTCTGCTGGCCTCGACCAACCTGGTGATCGAGCTTGGCATCCTGATCTTTATCTTCTTGGCGTGGCAGTTCGTGGTGGGCGAGTATCTCGGTGGACTCATCCTGATCGGCACGATGTGGCTGCTGGTGCGCTGGACGGCGCCAAAGAAGCTCGTGGAGGCGGCGCGCGAGCACGCGAAGGCGTCGTCGGCCGATGACGAGGAGGAAGACCCGCCCGATTGGAAGACGATGATCACCAGCCGCCAGGGCTGGTCGAGGGTCGGCCGGCAGTACCAGGCCGAGTGGCTGATGGTGTGGAAGGACGTGGCGGTGGGCTTCACGGTGGCGGGCGTTATCGCCGCGTTCGTGCCGCCGGCGTTCTTCGAGGCGCTCTTCGTAGGCAGCGGCAGCGAGGGCGGGCCCACGTGGTGGCAGACGATATTGCACACGCTGATCGGGCCGGTCGCGGCGTTCTTTACCTTCATCGGGTCGATGGGCAACATCCCGCTGGCGGCGATCCTCTTCGGCTCGGGCGTCAGCTTCGCGGGCGTGATGGCGTTCATCTTCTCTGACCTCGTCGTGTTCCCGATGCTGCGGATCAGCGCGAGCTACTTCGGGTGGAAGATGGCCGCGTACATCCTGGGCGTGTTCCTGGCGTCGCTGGTGGTGGCGGCCCTGGCGATGCACTGGGGGCTGGCGGCCTTCGACATGCTCCCCAGCCCCGAGAGCGCCAAGGCCACGCAGACCGAGCCCGGCGAGCGGTTCAAGATCGACTACACGCTCTTCCTGAACATCGCCTTCGTGGGTGTAACCGGCGTGCTGCTCTGGCTGGGCCGGCGGGG contains:
- a CDS encoding permease, yielding MDGLLESGFFQSWADAAMTTLGFFWMALWAFCLGYCISSMIQVFVTHERMRRTMGTAGPRSMALATFFGFVSSSCSFAALSATRALFQKGAGLAPALAFLLASTNLVIELGILIFIFLAWQFVVGEYLGGLILIGTMWLLVRWTAPKKLVEAAREHAKASSADDEEEDPPDWKTMITSRQGWSRVGRQYQAEWLMVWKDVAVGFTVAGVIAAFVPPAFFEALFVGSGSEGGPTWWQTILHTLIGPVAAFFTFIGSMGNIPLAAILFGSGVSFAGVMAFIFSDLVVFPMLRISASYFGWKMAAYILGVFLASLVVAALAMHWGLAAFDMLPSPESAKATQTEPGERFKIDYTLFLNIAFVGVTGVLLWLGRRGKDEDGGGHDHGSPGVIQRVLGVLAILAFVWLAVGAVLWFTIS
- the pheS gene encoding phenylalanine--tRNA ligase subunit alpha, yielding MSQTPDSPQAGTDFLASMDALQADGLAELDAVGDAAALEAWRVAFLGSKGRLKAAMAGMKDVPKEDKPAAGQKANAVKTALEDAFEGRKAALSGGGSAGGAIVDLTEPGLHTASAQGRRHILMRVRAELVEVCARLGFAVASGPELEDDEHNFVKLNIPADHPARDPIDNFYVDDPSKTERPRMLRSQTSTVQIRTMERAVKEGWGPPLKVISPGRVYRPDTVDATHTFMFHQLEGLYIDEGVSMVDLKTTLLQFAEAYFGTGAQIRLRPSFFPFTEPSAEFDMMIALRPGDEPRWIELGGCGMVDPNVLQACGIDPERWSGFAWGFGIERLAMGKYGIPDIRMLFENDLRFLKQF